The Cervus elaphus chromosome 12, mCerEla1.1, whole genome shotgun sequence genome includes a region encoding these proteins:
- the S100Z gene encoding LOW QUALITY PROTEIN: protein S100-Z (The sequence of the model RefSeq protein was modified relative to this genomic sequence to represent the inferred CDS: inserted 1 base in 1 codon), producing MLSTTTILLLTQDTRLAFTSVFSPALVICPGVLPSAARRPTQLELAMDIRIGTFQRYSCREGDRFKLXQGELKMLLQRELTEVLSMSPACQEDPELVDKIMQDLDANKDNKVDFNEFVVMVAALTVACNDYFVEQLKKK from the exons ATGCTTTCCACCACCACGATCCTGCTTCTCACGCAG GACACACG TTTAGCCTTCACAAGCGTTTTCTCCCCGGCTTTGGTGATCTGCCCTGGAGTGCTCCCCTCTGCTGCCCGCAGGCCCACCCAGCTGGAGCTTGCCATGGACATCAGGATTGGAACCTTCCAACGCTACTCCTGCAGGGAAGGAGACAGGTTCAAGC AACAAGGGGAGCTGAAGATGCTCCTGCAGCGAGAGCTCACGGAAGTCCTCTCGATGAGTCCGGCC tgccaggaggatcccgagttggtTGATAAGATAATGCAGGACCTGGATGCCAATAAGGACAACAAAGTGGATTTTAATGAATTTGTGGTCATGGTGGCAGCTCTGACAGTTGCTTGTAATGATTACTTTGTAGAACaattgaagaagaaatga
- the F2RL1 gene encoding proteinase-activated receptor 2 — protein MRSRSAAWLLGGVLLLAASASCNRTVPGNKRLSKGRSLIGSVADSPVVSGRGVTVKPGFSVDEFSTSVLTGKLTTVFLPVVYTIVFVVGLPSNGMALWVFLFRTKKKHPAVIYMANLALADLLSVTWFPLKIAYHIHGNNWTYGESLCKVLIGFFYGNMYCSILFMTCLSVQRYWVIVNPMVHPKKQANIAIGVSLGIWLLILLLTIPLYVVKQTAYIPALNITTCHDVLPEEVLVGDMFNYFLSLAIGVFLFPAFLTASAYVLMIRTLQSSAMDESSGKKRRRAIKLIVTVLAMYLICFTPSNLLLVVHYFLIKTWGQSHVYALYIVALCLSTLNSCIDPFVYYFISQDFRDHAKNALLCRSVRTVKQMQVSISSKKFSGKSSSYSSSSTSVKGSY, from the coding sequence GAAACAAGAGATTGTCTAAAGGAAGAAGCCTCATCGGCAGCGTGGCTGACTCACCTGTGGTCAGTGGCAGAGGAGTGACGGTGAAACCAGGCTTTTCCGTGGATGAGTTTTCTACCTCCGTCCTCACTGGAAAGCTGACCACTGTCTTTCTTCCAGTTGTCTACACGATCGTATTCGTGGTTGGTTTGCCAAGCAATGGCATGGCCCTGTGGGTCTTTCTTTTCCGAACAAAGAAGAAGCACCCCGCTGTGATTTACATGGCCAACCTGGCCTTGGCCGACCTCCTCTCGGTTACCTGGTTCCCCTTGAAGATCGCGTATCACATCCATGGCAACAACTGGACTTACGGGGAGTCTCTTTGCAAGGTGCTTATTGGCTTTTTCTACGGCAACATGTACTGCTCTATCCTCTTCATGACCTGCCTCAGCGTGCAGAGATACTGGGTCATCGTGAACCCCATGGTGCACCCCAAGAAGCAGGCAAACATTGCCATCGGCGTCTCCCTGGGAATATGGCTGCTCATTCTGCTGCTTACCATCCCCTTGTACGTCGTGAAGCAGACCGCCTACATCCCGGCCCTTAACATCACGACCTGCCACGATGTTTTGCCAGAGGAGGTGCTGGTGGGAGACATGTTCAATTACTTCCTCTCTCTGGCCATCGGAGTCTTCCTGTTCCCAGCCTTCCTCACGGCCTCGGCCTATGTGCTCATGATCCGGACCCTCCAGTCTTCTGCCATGGATGAGAGCTCGGGAAAGAAGAGGCGGAGGGCCATCAAGCTCATTGTCACCGTGCTGGCCATGTACCTGATCTGCTTCACCCCCAGTAACCTTCTGCTCGTGGTGCACTACTTCCTGATCAAGACCTGGGGCCAGAGTCACGTCTACGCCCTGTACATCGTCGCCCTCTGTCTCTCCACCCTCAACAGCTGCATCGACCCCTTTGTCTATTACTTCATCTCACAGGACTTCAGGGATCATGCCAAGAATGCGCTTCTCTGCCGGAGCGTCCGTACTGTAAAGCAGATGCAGGTATCCATCTCGTCAAAGAAATTCTCGGGGAAATCCAGCTCTTACTCTTCGAGTTCAACCAGTGTCAAAGGCTCCTACTGA